A genomic stretch from Pseudomonadota bacterium includes:
- a CDS encoding hemerythrin domain-containing protein, which produces MQARGPLMIEHRLIQQMLNVIQHTLERVEQTQSVDPYFVDTAVDFIRVYADRTHHGKEEDILFRDLRKKHLSDEDRQIMEGLIEDHIFSRSTTKALVEANMLYRKGNQAALGEVRLHLKTLVDFYPKHIRKEDEVFFPASRAYFSDEEDQAMLAEFWEFDRKMIHEKYKAVVKESEAK; this is translated from the coding sequence ATGCAAGCTCGCGGACCACTCATGATAGAACACCGTCTGATACAACAAATGCTCAACGTCATTCAGCACACCTTGGAGCGCGTTGAGCAAACACAGTCTGTTGATCCCTACTTTGTGGATACGGCTGTTGACTTCATTCGTGTATACGCCGATCGTACCCATCACGGGAAGGAGGAGGACATCCTATTTAGAGATCTTCGAAAGAAACATCTGTCCGATGAAGACCGGCAGATTATGGAAGGACTCATTGAAGACCATATCTTTAGCCGTAGCACTACAAAGGCTCTGGTAGAAGCCAATATGCTTTACCGGAAAGGAAACCAGGCAGCACTTGGTGAAGTGAGGCTCCACCTAAAGACATTGGTCGATTTCTATCCTAAACATATCAGAAAAGAAGATGAAGTGTTTTTCCCTGCTTCCCGGGCATACTTCTCAGATGAAGAGGATCAGGCAATGCTTGCCGAATTTTGGGAGTTTGATAGAAAGATGATTCATGAGAAGTACAAGGCAGTAGTTAAAGAGTCTGAGGCAAAATGA
- a CDS encoding MBL fold metallo-hydrolase, producing the protein MRKPLVILGKLLVLVIVLFVLCDRAFAAEKMTKIAENVYAYVDTKNSSKDNSFGANAGIIIGKNGIVVVDTMISAKEAKRFIRDIRTISRKPIKYVVNTHYHLDHVFGNSEFVKLGAVVIAQENDKKAMINSAGETLKNIGEYGLTAKDMEGTTPSYPVLTYGDRMTIDIGGQQIELIHARHSHTGGDTLVYLSDKKILFAGDILFTNYHPFLGEGNVEEWAKELDDIKSMDVEKIIPGHGPLSGKKDLDDMKEYIIMFDQKAKELASQSDDVQKIVAAIQSALPQRTEGKWLIGPNIQMKYLKK; encoded by the coding sequence ATGAGAAAGCCTTTGGTTATTTTAGGAAAGTTGCTGGTATTGGTTATTGTATTATTCGTGCTTTGTGACCGCGCATTCGCCGCGGAAAAAATGACAAAGATTGCCGAGAATGTCTACGCATATGTGGACACAAAAAACAGCTCCAAGGATAACAGCTTCGGAGCTAATGCGGGCATCATTATTGGCAAGAATGGTATTGTAGTTGTGGATACGATGATTTCTGCCAAAGAGGCAAAGCGATTTATTCGGGACATTCGAACCATCTCCCGCAAGCCCATTAAATATGTTGTTAATACGCATTATCACCTTGACCATGTTTTCGGTAATTCTGAATTTGTTAAACTTGGCGCGGTGGTCATTGCCCAGGAAAACGACAAGAAGGCCATGATAAACAGCGCCGGTGAGACCCTTAAGAATATCGGGGAATACGGCCTTACGGCAAAAGATATGGAAGGCACAACGCCGTCTTATCCGGTTTTGACTTATGGCGACAGAATGACAATCGATATCGGCGGTCAGCAAATCGAACTTATTCATGCCCGTCATTCCCACACAGGCGGAGACACGCTGGTCTATCTATCGGACAAGAAGATTCTCTTTGCCGGTGATATACTTTTTACTAATTACCATCCTTTCCTCGGTGAGGGAAATGTTGAGGAATGGGCAAAAGAACTGGATGACATCAAGTCAATGGATGTAGAAAAGATCATCCCCGGCCATGGCCCTCTCTCGGGTAAGAAAGATCTGGATGATATGAAAGAGTACATCATTATGTTTGATCAAAAGGCAAAAGAACTTGCGTCTCAATCTGATGATGTCCAAAAGATCGTAGCTGCAATTCAGAGTGCCCTGCCTCAGCGAACTGAGGGTAAGTGGCTCATCGGGCCGAATATCCAGATGAAGTATTTAAAGAAGTGA